In one Cervus elaphus chromosome 9, mCerEla1.1, whole genome shotgun sequence genomic region, the following are encoded:
- the LOC122699479 gene encoding 40S ribosomal protein S20-like, whose amino-acid sequence MALKDTSKTPVEPEVAIHRIRITLTSRSVRSLEKVCADLIRGVKEKNLKVKGPVRMPTKTLRITTRKTPCGEGSKTWDRFQMRIHKRLIDLHSPSEIVKQITSISIEPGVEVEVTIADA is encoded by the coding sequence ATGGCCTTGAAAGACACCAGCAAGACTCCCGTGGAGCCAGAGGTGGCCATTCACCGGATTAGGATCACCCTCACCAGCCGCAGCGTGAGGTCTCTGGAGAAGGTGTGTGCTGACTTGATCAGAGGCGTgaaggaaaagaatctcaaagTGAAAGGACCAGTTCGGATGCCTACCAAGACTCTGAGAATAACTACAAGGAAAACTCCTTGTGGTGAAGGTTCTAAGACTTGGGATCGATTCCAAATGAGGATCCACAAGCGACTCATTGACCTGCACAGCCCTTCTGAAATTGTCAAGCAGATCACTTCCATCAGTATTGAGCCAGGAGTCGAGGTGGAAGTCACCATTGCTGATGCCTAA